tcacctggccaaactgagcaatcgggggctgaagggccttgatcagggaggtgaccaggaacccgatggtcatcatgatgtggggatgttattcagcagagggactgggagactagtcaagatcaagGGAAAGAGGGTTCCATGATgaagagtccggacttgaacatctccggagagaccggaaaatagctgtgcagcgatgctccacatccaacctgaaagagcttgagaaaagctccccaaatacaggtgaaaGGGAGAaaagctccccaaatacaggtgaaaGGGAGAaaagctccccaaatacaggtgaaaGGGAGAaaagctccccaaatacaggtgaaaGGGAGAaaagctccccaaatacaggtgaaaGGGAGAaaagctccccaaatacaggtgaaaGGGAGAAAagctccacaaatacaggtgtttgAGAAAAGTCGAGGCTGCAgttgctgccaaagttgcttcaacaaagtacttttcattaaaaataaataaattatatatatatatatatatatatatatatattatatatacacatacacacatttgctttttcattattgggtattgtgtgtagattgggggggaactatttaatccattttagaataaggctgtaacgtaagaaaatgaaaaagtcaatgggtctgaatactttccaaatgcactgcacTTTGTTGAACATGTGCTATGGGTCAGATGGTCAGTGAATTTTAATGGCTGTAATTCACCCTAAGTATAGTGAGTGTGCAATAAATCAAAGATGGCACTCCTTCAAGATATCGCTCATGATGTGGATGCCACTGAACTGCAAGCTATAAAACGTCACCCGTTTAAAGACATCAGTTGGTAAGTGATTGCAGATGGAGTCTGAAAAACACCAGAAATACATCAGCCTTTGCCAACAGATTTATTGGACTTTGATGCATTTAAAAAAGGGTCCCCCATATCATCTTGGCGTAAAATCTAATGGGTAAAGAGGTCTTTCGGGCAGTGGTTCACTTTAGGCTGTTCTAAGCATGCATTTAAAACTCcaaaaatatttgttttcaaGTTCTAGTGTTGTCAGAGTAAGCTTGCTTGGCTGCCTGGGATGCCCAAACCTTGCCTTTGGGTACTATACTTGCAAGACTTGCCAGGGacctccacaacctcaaacataTTGTGGCATGAGAGGATTGAATAGAAGTGGTCAGGGTCTAATATAGAGCATGCTTGTGGAGTATAGTCCATAATCTATTACTAGTCTCTATACAACTATTAGATGGGGAATTGTGAAACCTGACAGAGaaatttttatataaaaaaactCTACATGAGTAAATAAGAGGCATCTGGCCCAGACTCACCGGTGGGGGTTTGGCCACCACGCAGCAGCCCATCTTGTGCCAGAACTCGCTCATTCCCGGGCTCCGCCGGTTCAGCACCCTGCTCTCTGTCGCCGCCTTGCAGGCTGGTGAAGACAGGTAGCCCCTGTGACCCTCAATCTTGGGATAGTCCTGGTGCATCCAGATCCCTTGCATCAGATAGCCAAAGTGGGTCAATCCCCAAACCCAGCACCTGTAAAATATCAGGTCCTGATTCTCTCAAGCCTCCCGGTGTCTTAATCCTTCTTCTGGTATCCAGTCAGATTAAAGTCCTTAGGGTTTAATCTGTTAAGACAGGAGTTtattaaaataatagccaatgtAATATGAACA
Above is a genomic segment from Oncorhynchus masou masou isolate Uvic2021 chromosome 12, UVic_Omas_1.1, whole genome shotgun sequence containing:
- the LOC135549923 gene encoding CDC42 small effector protein 1-like isoform X2 codes for the protein MQGIWMHQDYPKIEGHRGYLSSPACKAATESRVLNRRSPGMSEFWHKMGCCVVAKPPPKRRRKIDRSMIGEPTNFMHLTHIGSGEMAEGLPPSGSVQEQMRSKGPSTNGRSSLL
- the LOC135549923 gene encoding CDC42 small effector protein 1-like isoform X3 — its product is MQGIWMHQDYPKIEGHRGYLSSPACKAATESRVLNRRSPGMSEFWHKMGCCVVAKPPPKKRRRKIDRSMIGEPTNFMHLTHIGSGEMAEGLPPGQSRNR
- the LOC135549923 gene encoding CDC42 small effector protein 1-like isoform X1, whose product is MQGIWMHQDYPKIEGHRGYLSSPACKAATESRVLNRRSPGMSEFWHKMGCCVVAKPPPKKRRRKIDRSMIGEPTNFMHLTHIGSGEMAEGLPPSGSVQEQMRSKGPSTNGRSSLL